Proteins encoded in a region of the Oncorhynchus keta strain PuntledgeMale-10-30-2019 chromosome 3, Oket_V2, whole genome shotgun sequence genome:
- the LOC118368633 gene encoding cytochrome b-245 chaperone 1 homolog has product MGYMQVEEHNSNMLHLKRSPGIRSWSLLVGIASIGLAAAYYTSDSILWKLFYVTGCLFVAMQNMEEWEEAVFDKTKNVIELKTFSLYTVILTMWRRGQEKVVLDMRHLRAVCVQEEKVRYLGKGYLLVLRLTTGFSYPLTQSATMGGRSDVEAVASLLKRFLGLEELQSHWEQEEEEEEEDEEDDPSTDSEEEGDFEPSVR; this is encoded by the exons ATGGGGTATATGCAGGTAGAGGAGCACAATTCCAACATGTTACATCTGAAAAGGTCACCTGGCATCCGCTCCTGGTCGCTGCTTGTag GTATTGCGTCCATTGGCCTGGCTGCTGCGTACTACACTTCAG ACAGTATCCTGTGGAAGCTGTTCTACGTGACGGGCTGTCTGTTTGTGGCCATGCAGAACatggaggagtgggaggaggCAGTGTTTGATAAAACCAAGAATGTGATAGAGCTGAAGACCTTCAGTCTGTACACTGTGATTCTCACCATGTGGAGGAGAGGCCAGGAGAAAG TGGTGCTGGACATGAGGCACCTGCGTGCCGTGTGTGTTCAGGAGGAGAAGGTGCGCTACCTGGGAAAGGGTTACCTGCTGGTGCTGCGGCTGACAACCGGTTTCTCCTACCCCCTCACACAGAGCGCCACCATGGGGGGACGCAG TGATGTGGAGGCGGTGGCTTCGTTGCTCAAGCGTTTCCTGGGTCTGGAGGAGCTGCAGAGTCACtgggagcaggaggaagaggaagaggaggaagatgaggaagatGACCCCAGCACTGACTCAGAAGAAGAGGGGGACTTTGAACCCTCAGTGCGGTAG